In Sander vitreus isolate 19-12246 chromosome 12, sanVit1, whole genome shotgun sequence, the following proteins share a genomic window:
- the aknad1 gene encoding uncharacterized protein aknad1: MEGEPEESDEDVKGEDTPTVLWEKSIQQSIFVDLSEDESLHLSDLESSLALHLSQAESAASEASIHLSGSAELSALEVTSSESSIASSQSEKVVESKSSILHVSAQRPNTMQDEPPLKQQHDDPEQDTSDEDQDDLPYDGDLGSPYFNQAANSESNMSSDEREIVHASPDVPALLECNTRDKDDIIESLGSIEYNAEKPASLSQEDAHTKQDRFFDPSKPSEVAPSCPCPSDINQLLLRHFSQEELLWSGRLIEAETLPEVSLLESVDYTVFSCAPAHNSTKVNDNHSESYACNSQIVQSFSSDRTDEKCTTASTISSLEEEAEMKIDNVTFTASDSFTSSSASIHSEQGSGNTSAVDVEKQENPEEDDQIQRVPLLRTRSFSEIKYGQGQVHYPLPDFSKIAPKVKIPKAPSGPVRSVPQSPTAMHRAQSSPGMLEVINRVLEDSVHTSEKPYVFKDEDKQSAPALVHHLQAEYDKLLTKYAEAENLIDQMRIGTNAEPSSELMLYLECDDDHQGILIEASHLGCVAPRLPPSENLGEKKETIPQSNIKEVNTASSSQPEEGPSEGGRMTAELTGIISQFMQKVEEFKLSVINMSVSTAEQQMMLRSIMEAQDQLEREYISKKEEHRALEMQNYMGLSRNTGTFDPNRLMEGDIFRIGMHLEDIKEMIDKNVCEQISPPHSSSTPTPMKEMLHVKPSPLCMPTLSPPPSLHEGPSAGFTHVGYKMEDENNEEVEEASEVHGDEELQQHSELITTDSLLKNTGHRYCHSRSSQGSAEGLEIQTAEAEEERSSVSLEVIDNSNILAYLSGSSSSLRQRQWTPNSRSTPDRVLNPAGEWDLGECVSLAVEVSSSSDARNDSDTHILSVPPLNTSSVSQRILSPETDSGFGSSYLNQSASGPFQPNLLTESVHSQNNALSSSDSEGSCSNLQTAIHSASLTSQQWVSPHPSVQTQSCGAAAAVERWVESTTKEPSVRLQGSERSPSAQLHHHVSEPALSTTMDTEERGSPLYSCSCNSEALLALQSEVFRLKKDLEEGLVQLPHLAQKMDYLTSKYRQDRQERKSKTRLRTHHRPACNSVWKPSSGSAQNVSDLSSSQVRIEDWISSDIGPSKSNGTDSGDTAGSEIMLQFHSSPVASRRGGGDSVRSAPEFQYQFREALQSNRESEGNGSVKTSRLNSSILKGGKASDSHAKQRLQTAVTESFYSKERWSLFSSASLQKSLLQVSYGSSSSLPASYKVREPPLQSMSHHRKRSTQSDSALLPSNVYFQRTPSPVSMPSKTGSRTGRRRGNKEEDMNRTLDQAIEVARSMKRTTDRMAKRLSADLAETQVHRKHHSMQPPGGRKHHAL; this comes from the exons ATGGAGGGAGAACCAGAGGAATCAGATGAGGATGTTAAGGGAGAGGACACGCCCACTGTGCTCTGGGAGAAGTCCATTCAGCAGAGCATCTTTGTTGACCTAAGTGAGGATGAAAGTCTCCACCTCAGTGATTTGGAGAGTTCTTTAGCCTTACATCTGTCCCAGGCAGAGTCTGCTGCCTCCGAAGCAAGCATCCATCTCAGTG GGAGTGCAGAGCTGTCAGCCTTGGAAGTCACCTCCTCTGAGTCCAGTATTGCCAGCAGTCAGAGTGAGAAGGTGGTAGAGAGCAAGAGCAGCATTCTGCATGTGTCTGCCCAAAGACCAAACACCATGCAAGATGAGCCGCCCTTAAAGCAGCAGCATGACGACCCAGAGCAAGATACCAGTGACGAGGATCAGGACGACCTACCTTATGATGGTGACCTCGGAAGCCCCTACTTCAACCAGGCAGCTAATTCTGAGAGCAATATGAGCTCTGATGAGAGAGAAATAGTTCATGCAAGTCCTGATGTTCCTGCTTTGCTTGAATGTAATACAAGAGACAAAGATGATATTATTGAAAGTTTGGGTTCTATTGAGTATAATGCTGAGAAACCAGCAAGTTTGTCACAAGAGGATGCCCACACCAAACAAGACAGGTTTTTTGATCCCTCCAAGCCCAGTGAGGTTGCCCCATCATGCCCTTGTCCTTCAGACATTAACCAGTTGTTGCTGCGACACTTCTCCCAGGAGGAGTTGCTGTGGTCGGGTAGGCTGATTGAGGCAGAGACCCTGCCGGAGGTGTCCCTACTGGAGAGCGTGGATTACACTGTTTTTAGCTGTGCTCCAGCACACAACAGCACAAAGGTTAATGATAACCACTCAGAGAGTTATGCTTGTAATTCTCAGATTGTTCAGAGTTTCAGCTCAGACAGGACTGATGAGAAGTGTACAACTGCATCAACAATTTCAAGTTTAGAGGAAGAAGCAGAAATGAAAATTGATAATGTAACCTTTACTGCTTCTGACAGCTTTACATCCAGCTCTGCAAGTATACACTCAGAACAGGGCAGTGGGAATACCAGTGCCGTAGACGTAGAGAAGCAGGAAAACCCTGAAGAGGATGATCAGATTCAGAGAGTCCCACTTTTGCGCACCAGGTCTTTCAGCGAGATCAAGTATGGTCAAGGCCAAGTCCATTACCCACTCCCGGACTTCTCCAAGATTGCCCCCAAGGTGAAAATCCCCAAAGCTCCAAGCGGACCGGTCAGATCAGTTCCTCAGAGCCCCACTGCCATGCACAGAGCCCAGTCCTCTCCAGGGATGTTAGAGGTGATCAACAGAGTCCTGGAGGATTCAGTCCATACATCAGAGAAGCCCTACGTCTTCAAAGACGAGGACAAACAGTCTGCTCCAGCACTGGTGCATCACCTGCAG GCTGAATATGATAAATTACTAACCAAATATGCTGAGGCAGAGAACCTTATAGATCAAATGAGAATAGGAACCAAC GCTGAGCCCTCCTCAGAACTGATGCTTTATTTAGAGTGTGATGATGATCATCAGGGAATCTTAATTGAGGCAAGCCATCTTGGATGCGTGGCTCCTCGCCTTCCCCCATCAG AAAACTTAggtgagaaaaaagaaacaatccCCCAGAGCAACATTAAGGAGGTGAACACAGCTTCCTCCAGCCAGCCTGAGGAGGGTCCCAGTGAGGGGGGAAGAATGACTGCTGAGCTGACAGGCATCATCAGCCAGTTCATGCAAAAG GTAGAAGAATTCAAATTGAGTGTGATCAACATGTCAGTGAgcacagcagagcagcaaatg ATGCTGAGGAGCATTATGGAGGCTCAGGACCAATTGGAAAGAGAATACATCAGTAAGAAGGAGGAGCACAGAGCTCTGGAGATGCAAAACTATATGGGCCTGTCCAGGAACACTGGCACCTTTGACCCaaacag gctgaTGGAGGGAGACATATTCAGGATAGGAATGCACCTTGAGGACATAAAGGAGATGATAGACAAAAACGTGTGTGAGCAGATTTCTCCACCCCACTCATCCTCCACTCCCACGCCCATGAAAGAGATGCTGCATGTGAAGCCCAGTCCTCTCTGCATGCCCACACTCTCACCTCCACCATCCCTGCATGAG GGGCCAAGTGCAGGCTTTACCCATGTGGGTTATAAGATGGAGGATGAAAATAATGAGGAAGTGGAGGAGGCCAGTGAGGTCCATGGAGATGAGGAATTACAGCAACACAGTGAACTCATAACAACTGACTCTCTACTGAAAAATACTGGACATAGATACTGCCATTCAAG GAGCTCACAGGGCTCTGCGGAGGGActggaaatccagacagctGAGGCTGAAGAGGAGAGGAGCTCTGTTTCGTTAGAAGTGATAGATAACAGTAACATCTTGGCATACTTGAGTGGAAGCAGCTCATCCTTGAGACAGAGGCAGTGGACACCCAACAG TCGTAGCACCCCAGACCGTGTCTTGAACCCAGCAGGTGAATGGGATCTGGGTGAATGTGTGAGTCTGGCTGTGGAGGTCTCATCTTCCTCTGATGCACGCAACGACTCAGACACCCACATTCTCTCAGTGCCTCCTCTCAACACCTCATCTGTATCACAG AGGATTTTGAgcccagagacagacagtggaTTTGGGAGCTCTTACTTGAATCAATCAGCTTCTGGACCATTTCAACCAAATCTGCTCACAGAAAG TGTGCACTCCCAGAACAATGCTTTAAGTAGCTCAGACAGTGAGGGCTCCTGCTCCAACCTGCAGACAGCCATCCATTCAGCCTCCCTCACCAGCCAGCAGTGGGTCAGTCCCCACCCATCTGTCCAAACACAGTCCTGTGGTGCAGCAGCGGCAGTGGAGCGGTGGGTGGAGAGCACCACTAAGGAGCCTTCAGTCAGGCTGCAGG GATCTGAACGCAGCCCGTCTGCCCAGCTCCATCACCACGTATCAGAACCCGCACTCAGCACCACCATGGATACAGAAGAGAGAGGCAGCCCACTGTACTCCTGCTCATGTAATAG TGAGGCTCTCCTGGCCTTGCAGTCAGAGGTATTCCGGCTGAAGAAGGACCTGGAGGAAGGCTTGGTCCAGCTGCCTCACCTAGCACAGAAGATGGACTACCTCACCTCCAAATACAGACAGGATCGTCAGGAGCGCAAGTCTAAAACCAGACTCCGCACCCACCACAGACCAGCATGCAACAG TGTGTGGAAGCCATCAAGTGGCAGCGCACAGAATGTGAGCGATCTCAGTTCCAGTCAGGTGAGGATAGAGGACTGGATCTCTTCAGACATTGGCCCCAGCAAGAGCAATG GTACAGACAGTGGTGACACAGCTGGCTCTGAGATCATGTTGCAGTTCCACAGTTCACCTGTAGCGAGCCGGAGAGGCGGCGGCGACAGTGTGCGCTCAGCGCCAGAGTTTCAATATCAATTTCGTGAGGCGCTGCAATCCAACAGAG AGTCAGAGGGAAACGGCTCAGTGAAAACCTCTCGTCTGAACAGCTCCATTTTAAAAGGAGGGAAGGCTTCTGACAGCCATGCCAAGCAGAGACTACAAA CAGCCGTCACGGAGAGTTTTTACTCCAAGGAGAGGTggtctcttttctcctctgcatCTCTCCAGAAGTCTCTTCTCCAGGTCAGCTACGGCTCCTCCAGCAGCCTGCCTGcgag CTATAAAGTAAGGGAGCCGCCTCTGCAGTCCATGTCCCATCACAGAAAGCGCTCCACCCAGTCAGATTCGGCCCTCCTGCCCAGTAATGTGTACTTCCAGCGGACACCATCCCCAGTATCAATGCCCTCAAAGACTGGCAGCAGGACAGGCAGACGCAGAGGGAACAAG GAGGAAGACATGAACAGGACTCTAGACCAGGCTATTGAGGTGGCCCGCAGCATGAAGAGGACCACCGACCGAATGGCCAAGAGACTGTCAGCAGACCTGGCTGAGACTCAAGTCCACAGGAAACATCACAGCAtgcagccaccagggggcaggaAACACCACGCATTATAA